The Planktothrix agardhii NIES-204 genomic interval TTGGGTCAAGTATTAGCAGGATGTTCAATGGTTAAAACCGCTTCTAATCATCCCCTCTATCCTAATTTACCTGTGGTTTTATTCCCTGGAAATGTTGGAGATGCTAAGGGTTTAGCCACGGTTTATCAGCGATTAAGTCAACCTCAAACCTAATATGAAATCCTGAAATATTTACGATATATCCGTCCTTTTCGATAGATTTAGGGGGATATATATAGCTCATAATTGTATATATATCCTATTCCCTTAAATTATGTGCTTTCGATGGAGTGCGTAAGTACCAACACAGGAACCCCAGAAACTTTAGTTGAGTAGAGCGTAAAGTTTATGTTATAATCACTAGAGATAATAATATTTATATATTCTTGATTTTATGTTTGAACAATTCCAAGTAAAATTTTTTGAAATTTTTACAGGTTCTAATTTTTATCAAGAGAAAACTTACCTAGAATATATTGCTAATCCTCAGCAAAATGATGAAGATAATATTGTTGATTCCAAAATTATTGAACCTTTACTTATACAAGCATTAGGTTTTGAGTTGGGGAATATTTCTAAAAACCAAACAAATCGTGAGAGTAAAGATAATACACGCCCTGATTTTCAAGTTGAATTATCTCAAGGTAACATTCGATGTTTTTTAGTAGAAGACAAAAATACTGCTTATAATTTAAGTAAACCAGAACCCCTAAAACAGTTATCTGACTATGCTCGGAGTCGAGGTTATCAATTAGGATTAGTTTGTAATGGACGTTTATTATTAGGGTGGGATTTATCAAATCCTAATTCTCCTAATCCTATTTTACATTTAGATATTCAAGAAATTGTAGAAACTTATTCTGAATCTAAAACGGGGATTGAAGCTTTAAATACTCATCAAATTCAATCCTTAAAAGGTTTATTTCGTCGGTTTCATCGAAGCAATTTTGAAGGGATTGAAAAACTAATTCAAGATATTTCTAAACCTGAATCTGAATGGAAGTTATCAGCTTATTCTCAAGATAGAAATGAAAATTTTGATGAATTACTAATTAATGATTTACGAGAATCGATCAATCTTTTAGAAGAAGATGTTTTATATCAACTTGATTTATGGTTTGAAGAATATGATGAATTTTGCCAAGCTAAATATTTACCCAATGGTAATGGAAATGGTTCTAGTGATGCCGATGAGTTGGAAACAGCACCCAAAATAGTAATTAAATTAAGAAAAGAAATTTTGAATTATTTTAGAGCTTCTGGTGCGGGTTTATTAGAATTAGATGATTATTCATGGGCAGAAGAAAAGTTAATAGAATTTGCAGATAATCCGCGCGGTTCAATTCAACAATTAGGGGATAAATTTTTACAGCGTCTCAAAAAAGCAGAGACTAAACAACAAGCTAGAAAATCCCAAAAAAATCAAAACGCAGAAATTTATGAACAGTTAGATTTACTTTCTCCCTTGTCAGAAGTTAAACAACAAGAGTTAGGAATTAAAATTACTCCCCAAGCTAAAATTACTAAACTTGATCCTAAATTAGTCGAAAAGTTAAAAGATTATGATCGTTTAGTCTTAGACTGGAAAGCATGGGAAGCTCAACAACGTTTAAATTATGATCATGCTATTAAAACCCATCAATATTATACAACCTGGAAAAATTTAATTACAAAAACCGTACTTCAAGGATCTGATGAAGCAAAATTAAAAAGTGAATTTGCACGTCAAACCGCTTATGTTTATGTCATTCGTTTATTAATTGTTAGAATCTGTGAAGATAAGGGATTAATTAACCGTAAATTTTCCAATGGTGGGTTTAAAAATTGGAGAGAAAACGTTATTCCACAATATTTAGACTTAGCAGAAGGTGCGGGGATGGATTATTTATTAGAAATGTCTTATCGGTCTGCACAAAATATTTATGCTCATTTTTTCAGTCAAGAAGATTTATTTAATTGGTATCGCCTCAGTCAAAATACCCTAATTAAAATTTTACATATTCTTAATCGGTTTAATTTGGCAGAAATTGATAGTGACATTATTGGTATGGTTTATGGTCGATATGTGATGGAAGGTAAACATGAGCAAGGGAGATATTTTACCCCTAAAAATGTTGTTGAATATATGTTAGATACTCTGGGTTATACTTCTAATAATCCTGAGATTAGAGATAAAACTTTATTAGATTTAGCGGGGGGTTCAGGAAGTTTTTTAGTTCATGCTGCCCGAAGATTAATTAATTCCTATCGCAATAAACAGGAAAAAATCCCGATTGAAAATATACCTTTAATTATTCAACAGGTCAAAAATTCTCTATTTTGTATGGATATTAACCCTTTTGCTTGCTATTTAGCAGAAACAAACTTATTAATTCAGGTGATCGATTTGTTAAAACAAGCGAAAGATCAGGGAAGATTGCCCGACTGCACAATTGATCGATTTAATGTTTATAATACCGATTCTTTATTACTTCCTAAGCGGGAGAATATTCGGACTCCTTTGTTAAATCCTATTCTCAATTTAGAACTTTTAATAGTAGATAAAATTAAAACTAAATCTGAAGAATTTTCAGAAGGGTTTGATTTTGTTGTGGGAAATCCCCCCTATGTGCGTGCAGATGAACCCGGTATGGAAAATTACCGTCGAGAAATTGAACAAACAGGCAGATTTGCAACACTACATGAAAAATGGGATTTATTTGTTCCCTTTGTTGAACTTTCTTGTAAGTTAACTAAGAATAATGGAAAAATCGGTTTAATTGTTTCTAGGGCAATTCAAACGAATAATTATGCCGAACTTTTGAGAAACTTTATGGCAGAAAATCTTAAAATTATTCAAGTTGACTTTTTTAATAATGTTCGCTTATTTACCGATGCTATGGTCAATAATACAATTTTCTTTTTGGAAAATGTGAAACCTGAATCTTTAACCCAAGTCAAACGAGTTTTACACTCTAACACATTAGAACAGATTGAACCATTAGAACCTTTATCTCAACAAAACTATCAAGGTCAAGTGTTTAGACAGTTTATAAATACTCAAAATTTAGAAAATGTTATAGATTTAGAGAAAATTTGTTATTGTACTAAAGCAATGGTTTTGCATTCTGAATCAGGATTATTTAAGAAAGATGATCTGTTATCTCTTAGTTCGTCAAAAGAACACACAAAGAAATATATAGATGGTGAAAATATTATTAGAAACTTTGCTATTGATAAAATTAGATACTTAGAATGGGGAACAGAAAGAGTGCCAAGTCAAGTGAGCAGAGCTACTATTCCTGAACTTTACGATTATCCTAAAATTCTGTTTGGTATGACTTCTTATCCAACTTATGATAGAGGTCTTAGTCACGGCGATGGTTTTTATGTTCCCGATAGCGTGAGATTTTGTATTAAGTGGGATACAGTTTTTAAAATTAAACGTTTAGCAAATGAACCGCGACAAATGTATGAATTTTCCAAAAAGCAGCAACGAATTTTAGGAGAGGGTAAAGGAAAAAAAGTTAAAATTTATGAGTATGCTCAACAACAAGCCAATTTTTCTAAAAACTTTGATCTCAGATATATTGTTGCTATCCTTGCTTCTGATTTTGGGAAACGGTTATTACTAGAAAATAATCGAGATGAAAATATTATGAGAGCAGGTAGTGATGAAAAACCTGCAAAAAGTAGAATTTATCCCGATGATTTAAAGGAATTTCCGATTAAAAATATTCCTTTTAAACAGCAAAAACCTTTAATTAATTGTGTTGATATTCTAGTTGAGGGTAACTGGGAAATTTATCAATATTGTCAAGAAGGACATCAAATCAAGTTTGATTATGACCCAAAAGAACCTCAAATAAAAATTAATTTTTTGCGTGTATTTGAACAGTTAAATCTTCCGACATGGAGTTTTTTAAATGCAGAACCTCAGCGAGTTGAAGTGATTGGCGATCGCCATCAACCCATCACTAAAGTTAAAGTTAATGGCGATCAGTTATATTTAGGAAAAATGCCCTTGCTGCGTTCAGATAGTCCCCTAGTTTTAGAATATCTTAAATCCTATCTTCCCCAATTTGAACAACAAGGATTAACTTGGACTGATTTGCTATCGTCTGGGAAAATCCCCAAAGAAGATGCAGGAATAGAAGCTATTTTTGCAGAGTGTGATCGTCTTAGAGAAACGATTAACCGGAAAATAGAAACTCTCCGCCAAACCTATCAAGAACTTAATCAAAAGGTTAATCAACTTTACCTAGTATGAACAGAAGAATTAACAACCTATTAGGAATCAACCTTGTAAACGGATGGGTTTTGTTCCTCCAATATAGCAATCCTAAATAGGTTGTAACATTTCAATACTGATATGAAACGGCCAGAAGTATTACCCCAGATCTCTCCCCCCCAAGCCCCCTTGGGGGGGCTGTTCCGGTGTTCCCTTTTGATCAGGGATTTTAAACACAACTCAAATAGGATTGCTATATAAGCTTTTTATCAAGGTAAAGTTTTAAAAATCAAAATAAATATATGGTAAACCCCCTGCGGGTGCTAATAACCAAACGGTGAAGAAACTCAAGGGAACTAAAGCTAATTTTACTGTCCAATTTAATTCTAATTTTAACCCTCGATTTAATAGATTTGTAATTGCCATTAATCCAAAAACAGAGGATAATAAAATCACTAGATGGTGTCTTTCTAAACCCAAGGCTTCAACATAAACTTTATGGGCAAACTGGACATCGGCGGTATGACCCCATAACCGATTGATGACTAACCAAGAATCTTGTAAATTAGGGAGTCGGAAAAAAATCCAAGTCGTAAATACCATCAATTGAGTGATTAACCAAGCGATTAAAATTCCGGGTAAACTATTCCAAATCCAAGTAATTGATAATTGTTTAGATAGCACTTCGGTGAGACGATTAACTACTAATGCTAATCCATGTAATCCCCCCCAAATTATAAATCCCCAGGCGGCACCGTGCCAAATTCCTGCGATTAACATAACTAGAATTAAATTCAAACAGGTGCGGAATAATCCCACCCGAGAACCCCCCAAAGGAAAATATAAATAATTGCGTAACCAATCCCCTAATGTGATGTGCCAACGACGCCAAAAATCTCCGATACTGGTGCTAAAATAGGGGGAATCAAAGTTAATTGGTAAAGTCAATCCTAACAGTAATGCTGTGCCTCTTGCTAGGTCTACATAACCGCTAAAATCCAGGTATAATTGCAAGCCATAGGCGAAAATTGCTAACCATAAATCCCCACTCCCAGCCCGTTGTAAATTACTGAAACTTAAATCTACTAAAATTCCAATATTATCGGCAAAAAGCCCTTTTTTGATGGCACCTCTGGCTAGTAACCAAAGTCCATCTGCAATTTGTTCGGGAATGGGGAATTTTAGGGTTTTAAACTGATTATTTAAGTGATGATAACGGGTAATTGGCCCTGATATTAGTTTGGCAAAAAATAATTTATAGGCGGTAAATTCTAGTAGGGAAGTTGCTGCGGGCGCGCCTCGATAAACATCGACTAAATAGGCGATTAATTCAAAGCAGAAAAAACTTAATCCTAATGGGGCAATAACATATTGATCGATCCAACTTCCGGTATTAATAATAATAGGAATATTCCAGAGTGTTCCTAGAGTATTGAAAATAAAAGGTAAATATTTGAACCCAACTAGAATTAAGATATTAATGATAATTCCTAATATGAGTAAAAAAGTGCGACGACGATTCCAAGAAATATGGGGGATTTCCCATTCTTGAGGTTCGACAATTGTTAAGGCTAAACCAAAATTAAAGACTGTCCAAAGTAGGAGTAAGGGGATATATTGAATTTGTAAGGTAGAATAGAAAAGCAAACTTGAGATTAATAGGATAAAAAGTCGCCAAGATTTCCAAGGAATAATCCAATATAACCCCAATAAAATCAATAAA includes:
- a CDS encoding type I restriction-modification system methyltransferase subunit-like protein; its protein translation is MFEQFQVKFFEIFTGSNFYQEKTYLEYIANPQQNDEDNIVDSKIIEPLLIQALGFELGNISKNQTNRESKDNTRPDFQVELSQGNIRCFLVEDKNTAYNLSKPEPLKQLSDYARSRGYQLGLVCNGRLLLGWDLSNPNSPNPILHLDIQEIVETYSESKTGIEALNTHQIQSLKGLFRRFHRSNFEGIEKLIQDISKPESEWKLSAYSQDRNENFDELLINDLRESINLLEEDVLYQLDLWFEEYDEFCQAKYLPNGNGNGSSDADELETAPKIVIKLRKEILNYFRASGAGLLELDDYSWAEEKLIEFADNPRGSIQQLGDKFLQRLKKAETKQQARKSQKNQNAEIYEQLDLLSPLSEVKQQELGIKITPQAKITKLDPKLVEKLKDYDRLVLDWKAWEAQQRLNYDHAIKTHQYYTTWKNLITKTVLQGSDEAKLKSEFARQTAYVYVIRLLIVRICEDKGLINRKFSNGGFKNWRENVIPQYLDLAEGAGMDYLLEMSYRSAQNIYAHFFSQEDLFNWYRLSQNTLIKILHILNRFNLAEIDSDIIGMVYGRYVMEGKHEQGRYFTPKNVVEYMLDTLGYTSNNPEIRDKTLLDLAGGSGSFLVHAARRLINSYRNKQEKIPIENIPLIIQQVKNSLFCMDINPFACYLAETNLLIQVIDLLKQAKDQGRLPDCTIDRFNVYNTDSLLLPKRENIRTPLLNPILNLELLIVDKIKTKSEEFSEGFDFVVGNPPYVRADEPGMENYRREIEQTGRFATLHEKWDLFVPFVELSCKLTKNNGKIGLIVSRAIQTNNYAELLRNFMAENLKIIQVDFFNNVRLFTDAMVNNTIFFLENVKPESLTQVKRVLHSNTLEQIEPLEPLSQQNYQGQVFRQFINTQNLENVIDLEKICYCTKAMVLHSESGLFKKDDLLSLSSSKEHTKKYIDGENIIRNFAIDKIRYLEWGTERVPSQVSRATIPELYDYPKILFGMTSYPTYDRGLSHGDGFYVPDSVRFCIKWDTVFKIKRLANEPRQMYEFSKKQQRILGEGKGKKVKIYEYAQQQANFSKNFDLRYIVAILASDFGKRLLLENNRDENIMRAGSDEKPAKSRIYPDDLKEFPIKNIPFKQQKPLINCVDILVEGNWEIYQYCQEGHQIKFDYDPKEPQIKINFLRVFEQLNLPTWSFLNAEPQRVEVIGDRHQPITKVKVNGDQLYLGKMPLLRSDSPLVLEYLKSYLPQFEQQGLTWTDLLSSGKIPKEDAGIEAIFAECDRLRETINRKIETLRQTYQELNQKVNQLYLV
- a CDS encoding alginate O-acetyltransferase, with amino-acid sequence MTFISVTYGIFLLILLGLYWIIPWKSWRLFILLISSLLFYSTLQIQYIPLLLLWTVFNFGLALTIVEPQEWEIPHISWNRRRTFLLILGIIINILILVGFKYLPFIFNTLGTLWNIPIIINTGSWIDQYVIAPLGLSFFCFELIAYLVDVYRGAPAATSLLEFTAYKLFFAKLISGPITRYHHLNNQFKTLKFPIPEQIADGLWLLARGAIKKGLFADNIGILVDLSFSNLQRAGSGDLWLAIFAYGLQLYLDFSGYVDLARGTALLLGLTLPINFDSPYFSTSIGDFWRRWHITLGDWLRNYLYFPLGGSRVGLFRTCLNLILVMLIAGIWHGAAWGFIIWGGLHGLALVVNRLTEVLSKQLSITWIWNSLPGILIAWLITQLMVFTTWIFFRLPNLQDSWLVINRLWGHTADVQFAHKVYVEALGLERHHLVILLSSVFGLMAITNLLNRGLKLELNWTVKLALVPLSFFTVWLLAPAGGLPYIYFDF